The genome window gctgaagctgGTCCGGCATGTGTTGGGGACCATGGCCGAAGCAGCGCTGAAGCCGCTTCTCCCCCTCTGAATCCTCACGGTGGACTGGCGAGACATTGCTGGGGCTTTTTGGATTGGGGTGGATGCTGCAGCTAGAATAAAGGAGCAAAGGTGCTGGCCTGGAGCAAGGAGtaggagggaaaggagagaggtGAACCTGTGCTCTGCaagggctggggagagccctTTTATGCATGTATGAGCCTGGGATGGGTTGGATGAGGTGGATCATCTTTCTGATGAATTAGGCTTGGCATGTCCAACAGCATTCTGGAGAGTGAACTCACTCTGCACACACGCCCTGCTGAAATAATACAGCCCAGGTTCTCAGCAACAGGGAATTGTTTGGGAATAACTGTCGCCGGTCTTTGTAGACAGCCAGACTCGTCCCCATTTCAAAGCTGGAAAGTGGCGATGAGTCACGCTGGGCACTGGCAGCAAAACACCGCTCAAGTGCCTGTCACTCAACACCTCTGTCATTGGAAAACTTCATCCCTCGGGATTGCTTTCGCCCCTTTTGTTCACAAGCAGGGCTTGGGAAAGTTTCAATCCTTGTGCTTTAGGAGTGGGACCGATGCCAGttccacagccagccctgcgGTCAGTTGTTTTACCCTGGAGTTTTGGGATATATTTTTGATAAGATTCTTGTGAAatttgcccagagaggttgtggactccccatccctggaagtgtccaaggctgggtCAGATGGtatttggagcaacctggtctacggaaggtgtccctgtccataggactagatgatctttaaggtcatCCCatccaaaccatcctgtgattccatggaCCACGTGCAGCCACCACAGAAATTGGCAGATACAGTTTTGCTCCCATCCCTAAAAAGCTCAGGTCCCTCTGGAAATCCTGCTGGAAATCCTGCTTCTCCAGACTAATTCCACTgtcttaaaaaatataattacatgaataaaaatggaatattttgaCACGATCTTTTTGTTCCTGTGTGGATTTTGACAGCTGCCACTGAGCTCTGTCACAAACATGTGCTGCCACATCAGCTTTGTGGGTTTGGACTTTATTTTagcagaatgaaaacaaacaagcaaacaactCAGAAATATATACATAGGAGGAAAGATTGTGGGAATAGGAACTGCCTTGACTCCACTGGCTCTGTGGAAATGGAGCGCTCCAGGGCTGTTCCCAGTGCACACTTAATAAACACAATGTCATTTCCCAAGGATTTAATCAGCTCTTTCAGCGCATCTGGAAGTGTGATCCTGCCTGCTGAAATCCACTAGAAGGCACAGGATTCCCTCTGCCCAGGACCACTCTAGGACATCCTGAGTCTTTCCCACCACAGGTACCAGCACAGCCCTTTGCATTTAACAGGTggtttcagtaaaaataaaaggtacaaatgtaaaaaataattcattttgaGGGACAAAAAGTGCTTGTGGTGTTTTGTGCTGTTCAGGAAAATAGgatttgtatttaatttatttattcagaagGCTGAAATTGTAAATGGATACTCCTGAGCAGCTTCCccttgtgctggctgcaggccagagcagctgctgctgcagcacggGAAGAATGGAATAATGAGAAATCAATGGAATAATGAGGAATCACCATGGTGGGGGCAGTTGTGCTTCCATCTGCCCCTGCCTGGCGATGTATCCAAGTGCAGGAAACTCCCAGAAATTTTTTGTGTCCCCGTTGTTTCCTAACTGTCTGAGAGGTGATGTTTGCAATGGAAGTTTTAAATTCAATGTTATTCTTAGGCAGGATTTGTCAGGTTGGTTTTGTGTTTATTGCCAGACTGAGATTTTATTGCAAGGAAGGGCTGAATCCTGCAGGTTTTGCACAGTGAGGTCACATCACTGGGTCTGACTCTGcacccctgggagctggaggcaAGCAGATTGGAAGCAAAGTCTGTGTCCGAAGGGCATTTGTGAAAGGATTATTGATCAGTGTGGGGGCTTTGCCCACCAACAGACAGATATCAGGACTTGACGTCATGCAATTCATTCCCACATGATGATTTCCAGTCCCAGGCAGAAACATCTCcaactgaaagaggggaaaattagcgtggatattgggaagaaattcctccctgtgagggtgcccagagaagctgtggctgccccattcctggaagtgtccaaggccaggctggagcaggctgggaccgtggaaggtgtccctgcccatggcaggggtgggatgggctctcaagtcccttcccacccaaaccattcaatgaCCATAAGACAttcaaaagcagctggaagTTGCCAGCCCATGGTTCCTTTGGGAATACTCTCTCAGCTCTCTCCATCTCCCCTAGCTCTGAGTACCTGAAAGGagttttattccaatttttccaGTGGAGATCAGCACCAAAGGACAGatcctccctccccagggagaTACACAACGTGGGGAGTCTGGGTGTGCAGGCCAGAGCtcccccagttctcccagtggGATGTGTCAgtgctttcccttttcccctcaggctCCCTTTGCATCTGAAACTTGTCTTTTTTTGGCTAAGGAATCCACTGAGTGCGTTGGAGCCCATGGTTAATAACAGTAGTAATAATGCAGCTCCTCCAAGCAACTgagaaggaattaatttctttccattccaTGTTCTGCCAGGGTGGAGGTGATGTGGTCGTCACTCATCTGGCAGGAATTTCAGATGTAATTACAAAAGGCAGAACAGGGAGCACAAGGAGCTGTAGCTACAGGTTTGGGGTATGGGCTGATGGAAAGGGGGGTCCCCACCCTGCTCTGTTGATGAAACAGAGTTTCCACGTAGCTCCTGGGGGTGTGTCTCCcatgctcctgcagctccagacaTGGAATGGATTTGCTGCTCTGGTGCAGGGACCTCCTGATACAGAGGTTCCAGAGGAAGGTGCTGGAGCTTGCCCACTGCTCGGGAGCTTTTCCTCCTGACCCCACCTCAGGAGCTGTGTCTGGGCAGGTCCCTCTGGGCCAGAGTCCCTCTGGTGTGAGAGaggctgggcaggctctggagctccctccccctccttgTTTCCTTCCACCAGGATGAGCTGCAAGCCCAGAGCGAGAGGCAGGAGAACACTTTGCAGACGCTGTAAACCTGGGAGTAAAGTCTTGGCTGAATTTGCATCTGGCACCATGCTGCTGTCAAGGTAAAAACTCTCCTTTGAGATTAGGGAGTTCTGCCTCTGTCAGGGCAATAAATGCAACCCCAGCCCCTTTAGTGAGAAATCAGAGCCATTTTCCTGTGGTTTAGTGAGCAGGGATGTGTCTCCAACAGCTTTTCATCacctcctctccatccctctaCTCCGCTGCTCCTGTCCAGAATCCGACTCAGAGTCCTTCATCTGATGCAACTTCTCAGGCTGAAATTTTTGGATGCTcctctctgtgttttgtttgcaaaaATAACCATATTTGTAAAACAAGAGCGTGTCAAAGTACCTTGCATTGGTTCACCTGTGCTACCTAATCTCAGTTTAATTATCAGCAAAGTCAAGGCTGTAATTTAGgttaatttcttaaattaaagCCTTTGGGTTAAACTTGGGCTTCCAAGCTAAATTCAAACCCGACTCATTTCAGGCGTAATTTACTATTTCATCCCACGTTAATGAAGACCAGCAAGACTGAGGTTTTTCCACAGGAGACCACTGAACtcacagcatccctgtgctgtggggctgggcccTCTGAGACCTCCTGGGTGGGAGGTGAGTGTCCATGAGTCCCATTTCCCGAAGGGATGAATTAGGACAAGCTCCTCAGTTTTCCCATAGGtgtttccctgtgctgggtCCTTTGAGCCTGTTCCCAGCAGTATCTGGAGGCCagtcagctccagctcctgggtgaCTTTGAAGTGTAGGTGTGACCTGCTTTCCCCAGATAATTGTTTTCTGTGCCAGCACGGAGACTCTGGGTGCACTCCAGGCTTTGCGGAGAACTTCAGCTCCATCGCTGCTGCCTGGCACACGCCTGGGAGGGCTTGTTCTTCCTGGGTCGGCTGCATCTTGAAGGACCCTCAGACTTTTGGAGGGGTCTGGTACCTCCTTTATCCTGTTCTGGTGCCTGGCTAGTGGCCCCTGAAGGAACCTGGATCCTCCACATCTCCTTGTAATGCCTTTGGAGagtcccctgccctgggctgggctgctggggctgtgacccCACATGAAAACATGAACTCCAAAGCTGATGGTGGTCACAGGGTATTTGTCCTATCCCATCCTTTCTCCTGGCCCTGGGGCACATCTTTTCTCTCAGTAAAGAACACAGAGCCCTGGAAATGGTGTTGCTGGGGAGTCCCACAGTTTTGGCCAGCTCTGTGCACATTCCGCGTTcctcagctccatcctgctcctggcttggttttccttctgaaggTCCACAGTGCTGGCGTGGAGTTTAATTTCTCCCTGTTAAAACCAACCTGGatcagcacaaggagctgggaagacAAACAGGGATTGTCCATGTGTCCTGTAAAGTGGATCCAATGACAGGGCAGTGATCCCAGGAGGCCTTGTGTTTATTTACCCCTCAGCTGTCCCAAGGGATTGGTTCCATTCCTGACCTCCAACTGCTTTGGGCAGTGGGATATTGCTCCAACTGAGCAGATGGCAGCTGGGAATATTGTTCCACTCTGGATTTGTTGCACCCTGTGTTGCCTTCCCTGCAGGCATTCCATGTCTTGTTTCATTTACAGCCTGGGCAAATAAACaatttgcaaattaaaataattttctttgatggaaattctgcttttgagtCAAAAAAGCTGCAAAGTTTCATTTTGGAATTGTTAAGGGGAGTTGGTTCAGTGTTGTGGGACAGGATCATTCCCATaggaaacactgaaattaaGTGCTGGGTTTCAGAAAATGTTTCGCCTGGTGTTTTGGTGGCAGTTAAAATCACGTGTCACATTTGACGTGTGTGTGTCAAATTTTTCAGGTCTCTGCAAATCAGGAGGATGGAAGATGAATACAGCTTTTTGCATCTGCTCTGCAAATTCACTAGGAAGATGTGCCAGGATGGGCTCTTAGAACACGTcaccagaaacagaaaacacacagagctgctcagggcttttTTGGCTGCATCCTCACTCTCAGCGTGCAGGAGACAGACCCAGCACTGGCTCACGGAGGCTCAGGAGCTGTCCTGGTGCCATGGGGATGGGTAAGGATTTGGCAAAGATGTTTCATGGAGGGTTCATTGGTGGTGGACCCATGTGTTGACATGGCCAGTGGTCCAACGTGTTGTGCAACTTGGGTTAAAAAACAGAAACCATCAGATTTGACATTTTCAATAATAAAACCCAACAGAttgggctgctctgcctccagccacCACCTCAGCTCTGGGAGCTTGTCCCCATTCCCTGAAATCAGTCTAAGGAACAAGGCCAGATGCTTGAAAAGTGGGTAAAACTCTTCAGTTCATGGAGCCCAACCATTCGCCCACCATAGAACCTCCTCTGGTGCAAATGGGCTGTCCCCGTTTTCCCAAAACATCGTTCCATggcccttcccagctgctggagtggAGCCTTGGGATGTTCATCCCACCATAGGACCACTGGGCGGGaccatccctttccctgctctgggtcCCCACCTGCTGGAGATGCTCGGCTGGCTTGGCCAGGACTCTCGCACCTGCACCAGGTGATGGATGAGGGGGTCCCGTTGGTGTGGGAGCTTGGAGGCTTTTCCCTGGAAAGCTGCCCTGGAATGTTCCACAAGGAGCTTTTTCTGGCAGACCTGGCTTactgcccctctcctctccaccCCTGGCTGGAGGTTGCAGGGATTGAGGGATGGGTGGATGGGCACTGACTATCTCCTTTGGTGACCAGCATTCCCAAAGGGCTGTGGGTCCTTCCTCATCTGCCCCCCTTCTGCCCTGGCTCTTTCCTTGCCCAAGGTTCTTGTCCTGCCATTGGGGCTGGATTCCCACCTTGCCTGGtgctgccccattcctgccaGGATCCACATCTGGCACTGGTAGGAAGTGGGATCAGGAGATGCCTGTGGAGCCACAGGAGGGAGCCTGGGATTGGTATGAGGTCTCGGCTAAAACCCCCCAACCAGGCAGGCCATGGAAACTTCACGGGCAGCTGGGTGGGAATTGGGAGACTGAAGTGCTGTGGGCACCTTGGCAGACCTTGGGTTCACTCCAAATGAACCTGAGGCCCTGAAACTGTCCTTGCAGAGGAGCAACCAGGATCTTTCATGGGATATTTGCACATCCCAGAGAAACCTCAGTGTGCaaacagtgtgtgtgtgtgtgtgtgtgcagattTTGGGTGCCttgccctgtgcctgcccctgcagctgctcttcccaACCAGGGCAATGCCCACCTGCTCCAAGCCCTTCCTGCTGTGTGCCAGCCTCACTGTGTCCTCACCATAGTGTTGATGCCAGAGGTGGGCTCCTCTGATGTACAATTTACTCCTGCTTGTACAAACTAATGGCTGCACCATGCGATTCATGAACCAGCCCATGAATCTCAAATAAACCCTTGGGAATCACCTTCCTTTTCCCCACTTCCCTGcacttccttcctcctgcagtgacaggcagAAAGGGCAACTTTTCAGTTAACCACTGCAGTGGGCTTCATCCAGCTTTTGGCTCTGTTCCGaggcagcttttccttcctgtgcctcagttctccatccatggaatcatggaatagtttgggttggaagggaccttaaaacccGTCCAGTTCCACCCACATGCCATGGGCACGGGCACCTTCcatagaccaggttgctcatcTCAGCCTCCTTTCTATTTGCCCCGACTTGTCCTAGAGCCCAAGTCCTAAAactgagttttgtttcctcaAGGAGCCAATCCTGTCTCAGGAGCTGCCctcagggtgtccccagtgcagcagggacaggacacagaccaacacccacagcaggaggagggaagaaaagccaaaacccagcagagtttaaaaatgacaaatgcTCTTTTATTGGACCTTACAGTAGGTTAGGCAGGGAggtgaggaggctgcagccacgAGGACGAGTAGTTAGAAATCTTAtacacacaaagcaaaaacctTTCCCACAAGCGCCGGAGAAAACTGAAGGGGCTGGAAGAAACCTTGAATTGCAGACAAAACCTTTGGAGGTTGTAACGTGTTGGGGAGTAGAGGCTTTTAGAGCCTCTTGGAGATGTTTTCACTGCTGAGGACCTGGGACTGTGGTTCCACAAGGCTGTGATTCACCCTTGGAATGGGATGAACGAAATGGTTGTCCCTGTTCCATAGCGCTTCCATTTCCCTTTGAATGCCTGACTTTGAGCAGAGACCAAGGGCTTGCTGGCAGAGTGGCACCACAGGGTCCATGCCAGCCAGTGACCTGTTACAACCTGTGCTTCAGCCAAAGGTGCTCCAGATTCTCACAGAGGGGTCCTGGTCccccctgctgccccagaggTGAAGGACGGAGGAAGGAGAGGCTCTAGCGCAGCTATTTACATCACgatctgcagggcaggaggccGGAATTGCCGACGGCCGTGTGCTTGCCAGCCTTATCTGATGGTCTTTTTGCTGGTGGTGGTCTTGGAAACGATCCTGACGCTGCCTCCCGTGCTGGAGCTGACGCCCcggctgctcccagagctgaaggagctgcctCCGCCATAGCTGAGCCCCCCGCCGAAGCCTCCGCTGCCTCCGAAGCCGCCGCTGCCGCCTCCAAAGCCGCTGCTGCTCACGGTgtagctgctgctgccgccgccgccgcccatGCCGAGCCCCCCGCCCAGGCCCAGGCAGCTCCCGCCGCCGTAGCCCATCCCGCTGGAGCTGCTAACCACGGCTGGAAGGAAGGGGGAACGCAGGAACAGCCGTgtgaggggacagctgggctcCCGAGGTGGGGAGATCCCCCTTGGGGAGGCGGTGGGTGGGAAGACGTGGAAGGGACACAGATACAAAGAGGTGGAAGGAGGGGGTTAGGAAGAGGTGGAACGGAGGTGATACTCACAGACGCTGACAGCTCCGACTCCTTCTCCAGCAAGCCtgttgggaaagggaaaagtgaGCAATAATGCCAAAACCTGGTCTGTGGGACCATCTAATTAGGAGTGCATGTCCTTCAGTGGGGTGGGGTATGTCTGTGTCACAGGTGAAAGGTGACAGTGCTCATTTTTATCATTACCGGGCACCATACCATAGCTGGAGAAACAAAACTTTCCCTACAAAGGTCACAGTTTCAACCACCTGTCTGTCTgccctggtgctccagccccttggGAAGAACTGTTTGACCCCAAGGAGATGGTCTCTGGTCAGCATGCAGCAGGTCCACGTGTCCTCACCTGCTCTCCTCGccctccagcagcttcctgtAGGTCGCAATCTCGATGTCCAGGGCCAGCTTGACGTTCATGAGCTCCTGGTATTCCCGGAGCTGCCGGGCCAGGTCAGCCTTGGCTTTCTGCAGAGCATCCTCCAGCTCGGTCAGCTTGGCCTTGGCGTCCTTGAGGGCCATCTCCCCACGCTCCTCAGCCTCAGCAATGGCTGCTTGGAGGTTGGCACACTGGGAGTGGGGAGAACAGGCAGTTGTTTCATTTGGGCTCCCCAAACCACTCTCTCTGTTGCTGAGGGGTTGTGGGCAGTGGCTGGTGGCTCCCAGGATGGCACTGAGGGCTCCTGATGGGACCTGGCTCTTCCTGCTGAGCCTGGCCACCATCACCTCCcacccacctcctcctgctctgcaagACCATCCCTCTCCCACCTGTTTCTTCACGCTGTCGATCTCATTCCGCAGCCTCTGGACCATCCGGTTGATCTCTGAAATCTCAATCTTGGTGTTCCTCAGGTCATCCCCGTGTCTCCCAGCAGAGACCTGGAGCTCCTCGTACTGGTGCAGGGAAAGGACAAGAGCACTGGTGAGCACTCGGAGCTCAAGGAAGGGTGAGGGGACTTCAGGGGACAAAGTGCAGGTCTGGATGAGGATTAAGGGGACAAGATTCTTCTGAAATCTGCCCATGGAATAATGGCACTTGCCCTTAACTCTCAATATCTGCTGGGAAGGCAGTGCCTCATGGTACGGGGGACCGAGTTGTTGTCACCTACAAGAACCTGGAAGGGGAACTGTTTAAGGCCAGTTCTGCCAGTGACTCTGTGAGCCCAAAGTCAAAACTTTTGAACATCTCATCCCTGTCTCCCCTCAGCTGataggaaataatttctgatcATTTCTGACCCCAGAAATCAGTCTGTCACCCTGGTTACCCACCTTGTTCTGGTACCAAGCCTCGGCCTCGGCACGGCTGCGGTTGGCAATGTCCTCGTATTGCGCCTTGACCTCGGCGATGATGCTGTTGAGGTCCAGGTTCCGGTTGTTGTCCATGGACAGAACCACGGAGGTGTCGGACACTTGCTGCTGCATCTGGGACAACTCCTGCAGGAGatgcaaaaaattaatttaatggtCTGGTGTCCACGGTGGAAACCACAGAGATGAGGTGATTTGGGAGTCCTCCCTGCTAAGATGTTTTCTTGCATTTCCCTTGCTCTGTCTCCATTTTGTAACTTATTTCTGCATTATCATTTCCAAAAGGCTGAGACCACCTTCTCCACCCCTGGGTGTGGGACCCacggggcaggagctgggggatgCTCTCCAGGAACCACTCACCGCCTCATACAGAGCTCTCAGGAAGTTGATTTCCTCTGCCAGTGCATCGGCCTTGCCCTGGAGCTCAACTTTGTTCATGTAGGCACCATCCACGTCCTAAGGAGAAGATACCAATGGTTTCTGATGAAACCAGAACACAAAGGGGCTTCAGGACACCAATGGGACCATGTCTGCTTCCAGGTCTATTATTAATGGAATCGTAGgatcatggaatgatttgggttggaagggacctgaaagcaCATCCAATtctcacccctgccatgggcagagacaccttccacagACCATActgccttggacacttccaagcatgcggcagccacagcttccctgggcaacctgtgccactTCCAGCAGTTCCTTAGGCTAATTTTTATGTCCCTGTGAtcaaggtatttttttaatgtaatgttGGACATTGACTGTGAGCCAGAACCAGGTTCTTGGGCAGAAGGCAAAGCTCTGACTCACAAGGATGTGACCAGAAACTGAGTTGAGCTGAGCCACAAGAGACCAGAAAACAGGGCAGCTCTGTTGGCATAGAGAAGGTTGTGCCCATTCTTGGTCTCGGGAGGACCCAACCCAGGATGTGCTGATCTCCCAACTTGACCCAGCCATGAGGGTACAGCACCCCAACTCCCACCAAGTCTTGCTTGAACTCTGCAAGGTGAGTTAATTCCCTTTTCTGGCCCATAATTCCCCACCCAGTCACCTTCTTGAGGACCACGAACTCGTTCTCAGCACCCGTGCGCCGGTTGATCTCATCTTCATATCTGCCGGGATAAAAGAGTGAGGTGGGTTGGATGGAATGAAGAGGTAGGAGCACCCCATTCCCAAAGCATCAGTTGTGGCTTATGGATATATTCCCTACTCCCACATGTTTATCCAGAGCAGACGCAGAGCAAATATTACTGTCTTTGAACTGTGGGACTCTGTGGTGTGAGTAGTCCCagttaaattaatatattttaatcacTGCCCATAAAGTCAAGCTCATACATAAATGTGCAGATTCAGAGCCCGTTTTGgcaggaagcaggagcagccatTCCCGGTGACCTTCGCTCCAAGCAAAGTTATGCAAAAGACTTTCAACAAAGCTGCACTGCAATGCCTACAA of Camarhynchus parvulus chromosome 29, STF_HiC, whole genome shotgun sequence contains these proteins:
- the LOC115914545 gene encoding keratin, type II cytoskeletal 6A-like, coding for MSRISFRSSTGGGMRGFSSGSAIVGGGGGGTRSSFSSLSVSRVGGGRAGGGGGFGAGGGFGSRSLYNLGGSKRISYSSVSGGLRSGAGGGYGFSLGYGGGAGAGFGLGGAGGGGGYGLGSGFGLGGPGFGGRGGPGFPVCPPGGIHEVTVNQSLLAPLKLDIDPEIQKVRTQEREQIKTLNNKFASFIDKVRFLEQQNKVLETKWTLLQEQGHTVTRKSLEPIFEAYINNLRRQLDSLVGERGRLDSELRSMQDMVEDFKNKYEDEINRRTGAENEFVVLKKDVDGAYMNKVELQGKADALAEEINFLRALYEAELSQMQQQVSDTSVVLSMDNNRNLDLNSIIAEVKAQYEDIANRSRAEAEAWYQNKYEELQVSAGRHGDDLRNTKIEISEINRMVQRLRNEIDSVKKQCANLQAAIAEAEERGEMALKDAKAKLTELEDALQKAKADLARQLREYQELMNVKLALDIEIATYRKLLEGEESRLAGEGVGAVSVSVVSSSSGMGYGGGSCLGLGGGLGMGGGGGSSSYTVSSSGFGGGSGGFGGSGGFGGGLSYGGGSSFSSGSSRGVSSSTGGSVRIVSKTTTSKKTIR